The following coding sequences are from one Thermostaphylospora chromogena window:
- a CDS encoding tripartite tricarboxylate transporter permease, with protein sequence MELFDNLALGFSTALLIHNILYCFVGVLLGTLVGVLPGIGPTATVAMLLPITFSFEPVTALIMLAGIYYGAQYGGSTTAILINLPGESSSAVTALDGHEMARQGRAGAALAVAAIGSFIAGTVATVVLAVAAPPLARVALQFGPAEYFSLVLLGLIVSIALARGSALKALAMIALGILLGTIGQDIYTGTPRFVFGQRELYGGIDFVSVAVGMFGVAEILRNLENEQTRTAIVSKVKNLWPTREDRRRIVGPILRGTGLGSALGILPGGGHVLASFTSYALEKRISKRRQEFGHGAIEGVAGPESANNAAAQTSFIPLLTLGLPAHPVMALMVGAFIVQGITPGPNVITDEPALFWGLIASMWIGNVLLVLLNLPLIGLWVRMLRIPYQVLFPMIVLFASIGTYSLEFNAYDVYAIVFFGILGYILIKCGCEPAPLLLGFVLGPLLEQHLRRALIISRGDVSVFLTRPISAVLLALAVAALVIAVLPAIRKRREVVFTEDE encoded by the coding sequence ATGGAACTCTTCGACAACCTCGCGCTGGGCTTCTCGACCGCCCTCCTGATCCACAACATCCTCTACTGCTTCGTGGGGGTGCTGCTCGGGACGCTGGTTGGCGTGCTCCCCGGCATCGGGCCGACGGCGACGGTGGCGATGCTGCTGCCGATCACGTTCAGCTTCGAGCCGGTGACCGCGCTGATCATGCTGGCCGGCATCTACTACGGCGCGCAGTACGGCGGCTCGACGACCGCCATCCTGATCAACCTGCCCGGTGAGTCGTCCTCGGCGGTCACCGCGCTGGACGGGCACGAGATGGCTCGCCAGGGCAGGGCCGGTGCGGCACTGGCCGTCGCGGCCATCGGGTCGTTCATCGCGGGCACGGTGGCCACCGTCGTGCTGGCCGTTGCGGCCCCGCCGCTGGCCCGTGTCGCGCTCCAGTTCGGCCCGGCCGAATACTTCTCGCTGGTACTGCTCGGCCTGATCGTGTCGATCGCGCTGGCGCGCGGCTCGGCGCTCAAGGCACTGGCGATGATCGCGCTCGGGATCCTGCTCGGCACCATCGGCCAGGACATCTACACCGGTACCCCCCGCTTCGTGTTCGGCCAGCGCGAACTGTACGGCGGTATCGACTTCGTCTCGGTCGCCGTCGGCATGTTCGGGGTGGCCGAGATCCTGCGCAACCTGGAGAACGAGCAGACCCGCACCGCGATCGTCAGCAAGGTGAAGAACCTCTGGCCGACCCGCGAGGACCGGCGCCGGATCGTCGGCCCGATTCTGCGGGGCACCGGTCTCGGCTCCGCGCTCGGTATCCTGCCCGGCGGCGGCCACGTGCTCGCCTCGTTCACCTCCTACGCCCTCGAGAAACGGATCTCGAAGCGGCGGCAGGAGTTCGGGCACGGCGCGATCGAGGGGGTCGCGGGCCCCGAGTCGGCCAACAACGCCGCCGCGCAGACGTCGTTCATCCCGCTGCTCACGCTGGGACTGCCCGCCCACCCGGTCATGGCGCTGATGGTCGGCGCGTTCATCGTCCAGGGCATCACCCCCGGCCCGAACGTCATCACCGACGAGCCGGCGCTGTTCTGGGGGCTGATCGCGTCGATGTGGATCGGCAACGTGCTGCTCGTACTGTTGAACCTGCCGCTGATCGGGCTGTGGGTGCGCATGCTGCGCATCCCGTACCAGGTGCTGTTCCCGATGATCGTCCTGTTCGCGTCGATCGGCACCTACTCCCTGGAGTTCAACGCGTACGACGTCTACGCGATCGTGTTCTTCGGGATCCTGGGCTACATCCTGATCAAGTGCGGCTGCGAGCCGGCGCCGCTGCTGCTCGGCTTCGTCCTCGGTCCCCTGCTCGAGCAGCATCTGCGGCGGGCGCTCATCATCTCCCGCGGCGACGTGTCGGTCTTCCTGACCCGGCCGATCTCCGCGGTGCTCCTGGCGCTCGCCGTGGCGGCGCTCGTCATCGCCGTCCTTCCCGCGATCCGCAAGCGCCGCGAGGTCGTGTTCACCGAGGACGAGTAG
- a CDS encoding tripartite tricarboxylate transporter TctB family protein: protein MERRRSLPDVLAGGIFVLIGGAFVVGALGYELGSPLRMGPGAFPLLVGVIVAVLGLAIVIKGLIAGEVAEFGPVPWRAIAVIVLAVIFFGSTVRGLGFIPTSAVTALLTTLASRRIRPITAVAVSAGLTAVGTLIFVVGLQLRIPLWGPWLGF, encoded by the coding sequence ATGGAACGCCGTCGATCCCTTCCAGACGTCCTCGCCGGGGGAATCTTCGTACTGATCGGGGGCGCGTTCGTGGTGGGGGCGCTCGGCTACGAGCTGGGCAGCCCGCTGCGGATGGGCCCCGGCGCCTTCCCGCTGCTGGTCGGCGTGATCGTGGCCGTCCTGGGGCTCGCGATCGTCATCAAGGGCCTCATCGCCGGCGAGGTGGCCGAGTTCGGACCGGTCCCCTGGCGTGCGATCGCCGTCATCGTGCTCGCGGTCATCTTCTTCGGCTCCACCGTCCGGGGCCTCGGATTCATCCCGACCTCTGCGGTGACCGCCCTGCTCACCACCTTGGCCAGCAGGCGCATCCGGCCGATCACCGCCGTGGCCGTGTCGGCCGGTCTGACCGCTGTCGGCACGCTCATCTTCGTCGTCGGGCTTCAACTGCGGATCCCGCTGTGGGGCCCGTGGCTGGGGTTCTGA
- a CDS encoding tripartite tricarboxylate transporter substrate-binding protein, which produces MKMISRRRAAARMIAAIGIVSLATACAGNGGAGGGGDTGENYPDRNITFVVPFSAGGPTDTVTRMIAEPMAAELGGKIVIQNVGGAGGTVGAGEVARAEPDGYTVLMHHIGMSTAPALYQNLDYKPLEDFETVGLVTEVPMTVLARKDFEPATLQDLVTYVKANADKITLANAGIGAASHLCGLLFQNAVGVKLQEVPYEGTGPALTDLVGGQVDFMCDQTTNTSGQITAGEVKAYAVTTPERVQSLPDLPTTAEAGLPDLQVSVWHGLYVPKGTPQEIVQKLSEALKTALADQGVIDQMAKLGTAPVPAEDATPEAHRAKLEEQLNTWSKIIADAGIKAS; this is translated from the coding sequence ATGAAAATGATCAGCAGGCGCCGGGCCGCCGCGCGGATGATCGCCGCGATCGGCATCGTTTCGCTCGCCACCGCCTGCGCCGGCAACGGGGGCGCCGGCGGCGGAGGCGACACCGGCGAGAACTACCCGGACCGGAACATCACGTTCGTCGTGCCGTTCAGCGCGGGAGGTCCGACGGACACCGTCACCCGCATGATCGCCGAACCGATGGCCGCCGAGCTCGGCGGAAAGATCGTCATCCAGAACGTCGGAGGCGCGGGCGGCACGGTCGGCGCCGGCGAGGTCGCACGGGCCGAACCCGACGGCTACACCGTGCTCATGCACCACATCGGCATGTCGACGGCGCCCGCCCTGTACCAGAACCTGGACTACAAGCCGCTTGAGGACTTCGAAACGGTCGGGCTCGTCACCGAGGTGCCGATGACGGTCCTCGCCCGCAAGGACTTCGAACCCGCGACGCTCCAGGATCTCGTGACCTACGTGAAGGCGAACGCCGACAAGATCACCCTGGCCAACGCCGGCATCGGCGCCGCCTCCCACCTGTGCGGCCTGCTATTCCAGAACGCCGTCGGGGTCAAACTCCAGGAGGTCCCCTACGAGGGCACCGGCCCCGCGCTGACCGACCTCGTCGGTGGCCAGGTCGACTTCATGTGTGACCAGACGACCAACACCAGCGGCCAGATCACCGCGGGCGAGGTGAAGGCGTACGCGGTCACCACGCCGGAGCGGGTGCAGAGCCTGCCCGACCTGCCCACCACGGCCGAGGCCGGACTGCCCGACCTCCAGGTCAGCGTCTGGCACGGCCTCTACGTCCCCAAGGGCACGCCGCAGGAGATCGTCCAGAAGCTGTCTGAGGCGCTGAAGACGGCGCTGGCCGACCAGGGGGTCATCGACCAGATGGCCAAGCTCGGCACCGCGCCGGTCCCGGCCGAGGACGCGACCCCCGAGGCGCACCGAGCCAAGCTCGAAGAGCAGCTCAACACCTGGTCGAAGATCATCGCCGACGCGGGGATCAAGGCCTCCTGA
- a CDS encoding response regulator transcription factor — MRITIIEDDDRVARGLVNVLAQAGFEVNRIATATEAVRAEPADVVLVDLGLPDGDGLDVIRKLRDRPETAVIAVTARAEEHERVRGLRAGADDYIVKPFGVPELLARIDAVLRRTRLARAMAHPDGPLVLGPMRIDVGTREVTVDGTPVTLTRKEFDLLLLLARRAPNVVSRDVILDQIWGATWESSSRTLDTHMAALRHKLGPAVPIRTIHGVGYRLVADRPELIG, encoded by the coding sequence ATGCGGATCACCATCATCGAAGATGACGACCGCGTGGCGCGGGGCCTGGTGAACGTCCTGGCCCAGGCAGGCTTCGAAGTCAACCGCATCGCCACCGCCACCGAGGCCGTACGTGCCGAACCGGCCGATGTGGTCCTCGTGGACCTGGGGCTGCCCGACGGTGACGGGCTTGACGTGATCCGGAAGCTGCGTGACCGCCCGGAGACCGCCGTCATCGCCGTGACCGCCCGAGCGGAAGAGCACGAGCGCGTTCGAGGTCTGCGCGCCGGTGCCGACGACTACATCGTCAAGCCGTTCGGCGTCCCGGAACTGCTGGCTCGGATCGACGCCGTCCTCCGGCGCACCCGGCTGGCTCGGGCCATGGCCCACCCGGACGGGCCGCTCGTCCTCGGCCCAATGCGGATCGACGTCGGCACCCGCGAAGTCACCGTCGACGGCACACCCGTGACGCTGACCCGCAAGGAGTTCGATCTGCTCCTGCTGCTGGCCCGACGGGCGCCGAACGTGGTGAGCCGCGACGTCATCCTCGACCAGATCTGGGGCGCGACCTGGGAGTCGTCCAGCCGCACCCTGGACACCCACATGGCGGCGCTACGGCACAAGCTCGGCCCGGCCGTACCCATCCGCACGATCCACGGGGTCGGCTACCGGCTCGTGGCCGACCGGCCGGAGCTGATCGGATGA
- a CDS encoding sensor histidine kinase yields the protein MHRRLLIVLVPLAVLLVAALGVPLSVTVAEREMQETYVDRLNDVGRFASLAETALSTGRTEALQQELERYHELYGIPAAVIDTSGTVLLGPAAAYREAARAEPALPRIVTAALAGTRSEPSTEWAPWDDSALVVAEPVGRDSEVVGAVVTISDLSKTRHRILIRWAWLAGLGLLPLIALVAVAWPVSAWVLRPVRELDEASSRISQGDFTIRADAEAGPVELRRLAESFNTMMDAVENAVRRQRAFVSDASHQLRNPLTSLRLAVESLEPHLRADDTGRQMYKVAVDELKAMQRMLNSLQASARLESIRTTSPVDLDAVLATRVDRWRALTATAGQTLTVDVPPGLRMLEPTGGLGSILDELISNALRLSDARVVEVSARIVPGEGETRNGDASGTGARVMIAVRDDGQGIDPAERAQALQRFWRSPRHQNVPGTGLGLAICADLVGAAGGELRLEEGLPRPDGSGYGFAAVITLPAVPREAASDAPDPPSD from the coding sequence ATGCACCGCCGCCTCCTCATCGTCCTGGTGCCCCTCGCGGTACTGCTCGTCGCGGCGCTCGGGGTGCCGCTCAGCGTCACCGTCGCCGAACGGGAGATGCAGGAGACGTACGTCGACCGGCTCAACGACGTCGGCCGGTTCGCGTCGCTGGCCGAGACCGCCCTGTCGACCGGGCGGACCGAGGCGCTCCAGCAGGAGCTGGAGCGTTACCACGAGCTGTACGGCATCCCCGCCGCGGTGATCGACACGTCGGGCACGGTGCTGCTCGGGCCGGCCGCCGCCTACCGGGAGGCGGCGCGGGCCGAACCGGCGCTGCCCCGGATCGTGACCGCGGCGCTGGCCGGAACGCGCTCCGAACCGTCCACGGAATGGGCGCCGTGGGATGACTCCGCACTCGTGGTCGCGGAGCCGGTAGGCCGGGACAGCGAAGTCGTCGGCGCCGTCGTGACGATCTCCGACCTGTCCAAGACGCGCCATCGCATCCTCATCCGATGGGCCTGGCTCGCCGGGCTCGGACTGCTGCCGCTGATCGCCTTGGTGGCCGTCGCCTGGCCGGTCTCGGCATGGGTGCTGCGGCCGGTGCGGGAACTGGACGAGGCGAGCTCGCGGATCTCCCAGGGGGACTTCACGATCCGGGCGGACGCCGAGGCCGGCCCGGTCGAGCTGCGGCGGCTCGCGGAGTCGTTCAACACCATGATGGACGCGGTCGAGAACGCCGTACGGCGGCAGCGGGCGTTCGTGTCCGACGCGTCACACCAGCTGCGTAACCCGCTGACCAGCCTCCGGCTCGCCGTGGAGAGCCTGGAACCGCATCTGCGCGCGGACGACACCGGACGGCAGATGTACAAGGTCGCCGTCGACGAGCTGAAGGCGATGCAGCGGATGCTGAACTCGCTGCAGGCCAGTGCGCGGCTGGAGAGCATACGGACAACGTCGCCGGTGGACCTCGACGCGGTGCTGGCGACCCGGGTGGACCGGTGGCGGGCGTTGACGGCCACGGCGGGGCAGACGTTAACGGTCGACGTGCCGCCGGGGCTGCGGATGCTGGAGCCCACGGGCGGACTGGGCAGCATCCTGGACGAGCTGATCAGCAACGCGCTGCGGCTGTCGGACGCGCGGGTGGTGGAGGTAAGCGCCCGAATCGTCCCCGGCGAGGGAGAGACCCGGAACGGGGACGCTTCCGGGACCGGAGCCCGCGTCATGATCGCCGTCCGTGACGACGGGCAGGGGATCGACCCCGCCGAGCGGGCCCAGGCACTCCAGCGGTTCTGGCGATCGCCGCGGCACCAGAACGTGCCCGGGACCGGCCTGGGGCTGGCGATCTGCGCCGACCTGGTCGGGGCGGCAGGGGGCGAGCTGCGGCTTGAGGAGGGTCTGCCGCGTCCGGACGGATCCGGGTATGGATTCGCCGCGGTGATCACACTGCCGGCCGTTCCGCGAGAGGCGGCGTCCGACGCCCCGGACCCGCCGTCGGACTGA
- a CDS encoding TAXI family TRAP transporter solute-binding subunit gives MVLTPEPRFSRRALLLAAGGLLVGCSQRPEGEKVHLRLATGPAGAVYRRIGGSIAEHISEQVPGATVSTVPSRASTDNIRMLRSGEVHLGLTSLDALIMPDGSAPEGLSAVCRLYDSHLHLVVMAGSPIDEFGDLEDKRVSLGARDSGTEFTSLRVLELSGVNVDRRYLSQAASAAALRDGEIDAMFSLTGVPTPAITELAQQHPIRLLPLEEQADALVRAFPGPYAPATIPATAYAGVPATRTVAVPNVLLVRTDLPEDLVYAITDTIFTHTGTITSVGRDGAEAVPEAWHINVRTGISTASIPLHPGAAAWFRDRKH, from the coding sequence GGCCCGAAGGCGAGAAGGTCCATCTGCGCCTGGCGACCGGGCCGGCCGGGGCGGTATACCGCCGTATCGGCGGGTCGATAGCCGAGCACATTTCGGAGCAGGTGCCGGGCGCTACGGTGAGCACCGTGCCGAGCAGGGCGTCCACCGACAACATCCGGATGCTGCGCTCCGGTGAGGTGCACCTCGGGCTGACGAGCCTGGACGCTTTGATCATGCCGGACGGCAGCGCGCCCGAAGGGCTCTCGGCGGTCTGCCGGCTCTACGACAGCCACCTGCATCTCGTGGTCATGGCCGGGTCACCGATCGACGAGTTCGGGGACCTCGAAGACAAGCGGGTATCCCTCGGCGCCCGCGACTCGGGTACGGAGTTCACGTCGCTGAGGGTTCTGGAGCTCAGCGGGGTGAACGTCGACCGCCGGTACCTTAGCCAGGCCGCGTCGGCGGCGGCACTGCGCGACGGTGAGATCGACGCGATGTTCTCCCTGACCGGTGTGCCGACCCCCGCCATCACGGAGCTGGCGCAGCAGCACCCGATCCGGTTGCTCCCGCTGGAGGAGCAGGCGGACGCGCTCGTCAGGGCGTTCCCGGGCCCCTATGCCCCGGCCACGATCCCCGCGACCGCCTACGCGGGCGTCCCGGCCACCCGTACCGTCGCGGTGCCGAACGTGCTCCTGGTCCGCACCGATCTGCCCGAGGACCTGGTTTACGCCATAACCGACACGATCTTCACGCATACCGGAACGATCACCTCCGTCGGTCGTGACGGAGCCGAGGCCGTTCCCGAAGCGTGGCACATCAACGTGCGGACCGGGATCTCGACCGCGTCGATTCCGCTCCATCCGGGCGCGGCCGCCTGGTTCCGTGACCGCAAGCACTGA